The following are from one region of the Leptospira andrefontaineae genome:
- a CDS encoding tetratricopeptide repeat protein: MAGPIIRTYKGGSIIYFEKDRSEDIYVLRQGRVVLTYTAIDSGYEVKEDVRLGEFFGVKSALGKYPREETAQVVGGATVLVFKLSDFETFVAEKTHLILKMMKVFSSQLRLVHKKLREILGQAEARNPAFELMNVAEVFYKNNNFEHAAYGFGKYLEHYPSGPYAGRATELQDLARKGTPYPINMPPLVYDAASTRAPMSQENLQNIMKPAAEKTNLGAGTDNTITSLYNRAHTFLNVGKFEEAAAIFKDLMVRTDFKYDSEKKLVDNALFQMGVCFLKLNNLDTASNTFSAYIKKHPSGESVKESLFHLAEIAEQQGDRQRAGMLFGKVALLPPERDSLSQKARQKAKELSA; this comes from the coding sequence TTGGCTGGGCCCATAATCCGAACTTATAAAGGCGGTTCTATTATTTACTTCGAGAAAGATCGATCGGAGGATATCTATGTCCTCAGACAAGGTCGAGTCGTTCTCACGTACACTGCGATCGATTCCGGTTACGAAGTAAAAGAAGATGTACGACTGGGAGAATTTTTCGGAGTCAAATCCGCACTCGGAAAGTATCCTAGGGAAGAAACCGCTCAGGTCGTAGGCGGAGCAACCGTCTTAGTTTTCAAACTTTCAGACTTCGAAACATTCGTAGCCGAAAAAACCCATCTCATCTTAAAGATGATGAAGGTGTTCTCCAGCCAATTGCGACTGGTTCACAAAAAATTGAGAGAGATATTGGGTCAGGCTGAAGCTAGAAATCCTGCATTCGAGCTCATGAACGTCGCCGAAGTATTTTATAAAAACAATAACTTCGAACACGCAGCTTACGGATTCGGAAAATATCTGGAGCATTATCCTAGCGGACCTTATGCGGGAAGAGCAACCGAGCTACAAGATCTTGCAAGAAAGGGTACTCCCTACCCTATCAATATGCCTCCGCTCGTTTACGATGCTGCTTCTACAAGAGCGCCTATGTCCCAGGAAAATCTGCAGAATATTATGAAACCTGCTGCAGAGAAAACGAATCTGGGAGCCGGCACAGACAATACGATTACTTCTCTCTATAATCGTGCTCATACGTTCTTGAACGTAGGAAAATTCGAAGAAGCAGCTGCAATCTTCAAAGACCTGATGGTCCGCACAGATTTCAAATATGATAGCGAGAAGAAGCTTGTAGACAATGCACTTTTCCAAATGGGAGTTTGTTTCCTAAAGCTGAACAATTTGGATACAGCGAGTAATACCTTCTCCGCTTATATTAAAAAGCACCCGTCCGGAGAATCAGTAAAAGAGTCTTTATTTCATTTGGCAGAGATCGCGGAACAACAAGGAGATCGTCAGAGGGCTGGAATGTTATTCGGCAAAGTAGCATTACTTCCTCCGGAAAGAGACAGTCTCTCCCAGAAGGCTCGCCAAAAAGCCAAGGAGCTCAGCGCCTAA
- the prmC gene encoding peptide chain release factor N(5)-glutamine methyltransferase: protein MADSQDNVLNLLKKSEEFLKKKNIPSARLDAEILLADLLKIQRVKLYIDFERPLSLSEKDEYRERIVQRSKFRPTAYIIGKKAFFDSEFHVNESVLIPRPETEELVAWVLEEYPSKENNLEVLDLCSGSGCIGISLAKARKEWKVSFTDASESALEINKKNIQEILNTERSFDVYQGDLLSPIPNETKFDLIVSNPPYIPEADKSTIMPDVVDYEPHLALFVSDFQGFHTKILTEAKSRLKPQGRLYLETHPRYSSWLKETALSLGYSEADLKKDLSGRDSFVRLIF, encoded by the coding sequence ATGGCAGATTCCCAAGACAACGTTCTGAACCTACTCAAGAAATCGGAAGAATTTCTAAAAAAGAAAAACATACCTTCCGCAAGATTGGATGCAGAGATATTACTCGCAGATCTACTCAAGATCCAAAGAGTCAAACTCTATATAGATTTTGAAAGACCACTTTCCTTATCCGAAAAAGACGAGTATAGAGAAAGGATCGTCCAAAGATCCAAATTCAGACCTACAGCTTATATCATAGGAAAGAAGGCATTCTTCGATTCAGAATTCCATGTAAACGAATCGGTCCTTATCCCGAGGCCGGAAACAGAAGAATTAGTCGCCTGGGTATTAGAAGAATATCCGAGCAAAGAAAACAATTTAGAAGTATTAGACCTTTGCTCTGGCAGCGGTTGTATAGGGATCAGTCTCGCCAAGGCCAGAAAAGAATGGAAAGTTTCTTTTACGGACGCTTCTGAATCCGCTTTAGAGATTAACAAAAAGAATATTCAAGAAATATTAAATACGGAAAGAAGTTTCGACGTATATCAAGGAGATCTACTCTCCCCTATTCCAAACGAAACCAAATTCGATCTGATCGTTTCCAATCCACCTTATATCCCTGAAGCGGATAAATCTACGATCATGCCGGATGTTGTAGATTACGAACCTCATCTTGCATTATTCGTATCCGATTTCCAGGGATTCCATACTAAAATCCTAACAGAAGCAAAGTCCAGATTGAAACCGCAAGGTAGATTGTATTTGGAAACACATCCTAGATACTCTTCTTGGTTGAAAGAAACTGCGTTATCTCTCGGATATTCAGAAGCAGATCTAAAAAAGGATCTGTCCGGCAGAGATAGTTTTGTTCGGTTGATATTTTAG
- a CDS encoding decaprenyl-phosphate phosphoribosyltransferase: MLFSYIKLLRPHQWIKNIILFAGIIFGKKLGDLESVERAIYAFFLFSLTASCQYVLNDFLDRKEDALHPEKKHRPLASGAISPTIALLLTAILLSITLVSSFKLQADFFYWVVGYLIFNIVYSRFLKHMVILDVMSISFGFVVRAIAGSVVVGVSFSSWLLLCTFMLALYWGFGKRRGELIILEDGAKGHRKILEEYSVNFLDLMMGIVATMTLVTYVMYVTSPHTIENLGTDKMVYTIPIVVYAIFRSLYIIYIKNMGHNPTKAILTDWGVLVAGFLWLLLVVWIMYSGSGQSLPFQL; this comes from the coding sequence ATGTTATTTTCCTATATAAAACTTTTAAGACCCCACCAATGGATTAAAAATATCATCCTATTTGCTGGGATCATATTTGGGAAAAAATTAGGAGACCTGGAATCGGTAGAAAGAGCGATTTACGCGTTTTTTCTATTTTCACTTACCGCAAGCTGCCAATACGTTCTAAATGATTTTCTGGATAGAAAAGAAGATGCACTTCATCCTGAAAAAAAACATAGGCCTCTCGCTTCCGGAGCGATTTCTCCTACTATAGCACTTCTACTGACAGCAATTTTACTTTCTATCACTCTAGTTTCCTCCTTCAAACTGCAGGCTGATTTCTTCTACTGGGTTGTCGGTTATCTGATCTTTAATATAGTTTATAGCCGTTTCTTGAAACATATGGTCATCCTAGATGTGATGAGTATTTCTTTCGGATTTGTGGTGAGAGCAATCGCCGGTTCCGTGGTAGTCGGAGTGAGCTTCTCTTCTTGGCTTCTTCTTTGCACATTCATGTTGGCCCTATACTGGGGTTTCGGAAAAAGAAGAGGTGAGCTTATTATTTTGGAAGACGGAGCTAAAGGTCACAGAAAGATCCTGGAAGAATATTCCGTTAACTTCCTGGACTTGATGATGGGGATCGTTGCTACAATGACCTTGGTTACCTACGTTATGTATGTTACCAGTCCTCATACGATCGAAAATTTAGGCACAGATAAAATGGTGTATACGATCCCGATCGTAGTCTATGCGATCTTTAGATCTTTGTACATTATCTATATCAAGAACATGGGCCATAATCCTACTAAGGCGATTTTGACTGACTGGGGTGTCCTTGTGGCGGGATTTTTATGGCTTTTACTCGTTGTTTGGATAATGTATTCAGGTTCCGGACAAAGTCTTCCTTTTCAGTTATAG
- a CDS encoding Crp/Fnr family transcriptional regulator, whose amino-acid sequence MDLMLESMFSKFGKTFEPNQIIFCENEPGNDFFLIQAGKVKITKTVGNSIKTLDILEQGDIFGEMAILEEQPRSATAIAISEVKVLNFNRANFELLMTKNPTLALKILTIFSVRIYDAKRRLLILLLDDIIGKVADVFLMLYEKMHTHTEFKEVVLNVTVEDVADWCAQPVGEVQKVVNQFAKSGKIEIYSDKIVIHNINDFQRIVSQKRKPS is encoded by the coding sequence ATGGATTTAATGCTCGAGTCGATGTTCTCAAAGTTCGGAAAAACTTTCGAACCAAATCAGATCATATTCTGTGAAAATGAACCTGGAAACGATTTCTTTCTGATCCAAGCTGGAAAAGTAAAGATCACCAAAACTGTTGGGAATTCCATCAAGACCTTAGATATCTTAGAACAAGGAGATATCTTCGGAGAGATGGCGATCTTAGAAGAACAACCCAGAAGTGCGACTGCAATCGCAATCTCTGAAGTGAAAGTTTTGAACTTCAATAGAGCAAACTTCGAACTATTGATGACCAAGAATCCTACACTTGCACTTAAAATTCTAACAATATTCTCCGTCAGAATTTACGACGCAAAACGAAGATTGCTCATCCTATTGCTGGACGATATCATCGGAAAAGTAGCCGACGTATTCTTGATGTTGTATGAAAAGATGCATACACATACCGAATTCAAAGAAGTCGTGCTCAACGTAACAGTAGAAGACGTGGCAGATTGGTGTGCCCAACCCGTGGGCGAAGTCCAGAAGGTAGTGAATCAATTCGCTAAAAGCGGTAAAATCGAGATATACTCCGACAAAATCGTAATTCACAATATTAACGACTTCCAGAGAATAGTCTCTCAGAAGCGCAAACCTTCTTAA
- a CDS encoding TrkH family potassium uptake protein, producing the protein MGSFKFLKRNVNRIARAFLLLSVARILCLAFAGAILVGSFMIYASEEGRISYADSFYLSASAICVTGLTTVTISELAFSTQVIIMFLFQIGGLGIITFTVLVGILVVRGLSRSTRIAAFVFEAIDSHESTDGKSTNAPYVRRILLSILNISVSIELVGAFLLYWAMPEDLSGLPGDPNRLFLSLFTSVSAFNNAGFSIVDDLSFLSKEPLSLLVVESLVVMGGIGFPVILFFEKTLLEAFRNVMHRIEVVMETYLMSRALEEGKEPSWIYLVLIRMSFWAEERLALYRKALKGEANRIQMKLLLYGTLILVHVGGIGVLLSEWDNPETIGKFDFVDKLFNSFFLSVSSRTAGFNTFDLSEMRSPTYVLLCSLMFVGGGPQGAAGGIKITTFVILLMYLRNVISPQARVTIMGEEVSKNSIAISTRIYFLATISIVFFMLVITIANGHRHGIEEIFFEVMSAFGTVGLTKGLTPYITGVEKFLYPCIMYVGRVGVFTLLIAFTGHSGLGTLGAQDDGVKIQVG; encoded by the coding sequence ATGGGCTCATTTAAGTTCCTAAAACGAAACGTAAACCGAATTGCCAGGGCGTTTTTGCTATTATCAGTAGCAAGGATCCTTTGCCTAGCATTTGCAGGAGCGATCTTGGTTGGGTCCTTCATGATCTATGCTTCGGAAGAAGGTAGGATTTCCTACGCAGATTCATTCTATCTTTCCGCTTCCGCCATCTGTGTAACAGGTTTGACCACTGTTACGATCAGCGAGTTAGCATTCTCTACCCAAGTCATTATCATGTTCTTATTCCAGATCGGTGGATTGGGAATTATCACATTTACAGTTCTTGTTGGGATCTTAGTGGTCCGTGGACTTTCCAGAAGTACTCGTATTGCTGCATTTGTATTCGAAGCAATTGATTCCCACGAATCGACAGACGGAAAGAGTACGAATGCCCCTTACGTTCGAAGGATCTTATTATCTATTTTGAATATATCCGTTTCGATAGAGTTGGTCGGAGCATTTTTATTATATTGGGCAATGCCGGAAGATCTGAGCGGGTTGCCTGGAGATCCAAACCGACTTTTTTTAAGCTTATTCACTTCAGTTTCCGCATTCAATAACGCAGGATTTTCCATTGTAGATGATCTCTCATTCTTATCTAAAGAGCCACTTTCTCTTTTGGTGGTAGAAAGTTTGGTAGTAATGGGAGGTATCGGCTTCCCGGTAATCTTATTCTTCGAGAAAACATTGCTTGAAGCATTTAGGAATGTGATGCATAGGATAGAAGTAGTCATGGAAACTTACCTCATGTCCCGCGCATTAGAAGAAGGTAAAGAACCTTCTTGGATCTATCTTGTTTTGATCCGTATGTCCTTCTGGGCCGAGGAAAGGCTCGCTCTTTATAGAAAGGCATTAAAGGGAGAAGCTAACAGGATCCAAATGAAACTTCTACTTTATGGAACCTTAATATTGGTCCATGTGGGTGGGATCGGAGTATTATTATCGGAATGGGATAATCCTGAGACTATCGGGAAATTCGACTTCGTAGACAAACTATTCAACTCCTTCTTCCTTTCAGTATCTTCTAGAACGGCCGGATTTAATACATTCGATCTTTCTGAAATGAGAAGCCCAACCTATGTTCTACTTTGTTCTTTGATGTTTGTAGGAGGTGGTCCTCAAGGAGCCGCAGGCGGTATCAAGATCACAACTTTTGTAATTCTATTAATGTATTTACGAAATGTGATCAGTCCTCAGGCGAGAGTGACCATCATGGGAGAAGAAGTTTCTAAAAATTCGATCGCAATCTCTACTCGGATCTATTTTTTAGCAACGATATCTATCGTATTCTTTATGTTGGTGATCACGATCGCGAACGGACATAGACATGGAATAGAAGAGATCTTTTTCGAAGTCATGTCTGCATTCGGAACCGTTGGGTTAACGAAAGGATTAACTCCTTATATCACCGGAGTCGAAAAGTTTTTATATCCTTGTATTATGTATGTGGGAAGAGTAGGAGTATTCACTCTTCTAATCGCATTTACGGGTCATTCCGGCTTAGGGACCTTAGGAGCCCAAGACGACGGGGTCAAGATCCAAGTAGGCTAA
- a CDS encoding amidohydrolase family protein — MEWEIVNSKAVTPQGVLENATIRIKDGRISSISSGIPKDVLPIRINLRGNFVYPGLINAHDHLLGTYLPKVGTNRPYLNWLPWDNDLKSSVVYAERQQLEPEQLYLLGSYKNLLSGVTSVLDHIPHFVQKPFLDKSPVRILERFTLSHSICSYSLGWGDGPQIEYARAKEGNLPFVTHISEGFDEESKNALKELNSLGCLGENTVLVHGIAFDSEDIKTVSKTKANLVWCPESNLFMFGKTAPINEILEAGINVSLGTDSPMSGSINIFQEIKSAREFFAKEYGKELDPKIVFKMVTENPAKALRVENDLGKLEIGKKADLLVLSSEKEDAYQTLCTADLKSVRLVVKDGKPSYGDLSLKDFFDETGVTGREIKIAGTDKYLAGDPLGLLESVTRALGYKKDLAFFPVG; from the coding sequence ATGGAATGGGAAATCGTAAATTCTAAAGCCGTAACTCCTCAAGGGGTCTTGGAAAACGCAACTATCCGCATCAAGGACGGAAGGATCTCCTCTATCTCCTCAGGTATCCCTAAGGATGTTCTGCCTATCCGTATCAATCTAAGAGGGAATTTCGTTTATCCTGGTCTCATCAATGCTCACGACCATCTACTTGGCACGTATCTTCCTAAAGTAGGAACAAACCGTCCTTATTTGAATTGGCTTCCTTGGGACAATGATCTCAAATCTTCCGTAGTATATGCGGAAAGACAACAACTCGAGCCGGAGCAACTCTATCTATTAGGTTCTTATAAAAATCTGCTCAGCGGCGTGACTTCCGTTTTGGATCATATTCCCCATTTCGTCCAAAAACCTTTTTTGGATAAATCTCCAGTTCGAATCCTGGAACGTTTTACTCTTTCTCATAGTATTTGTTCTTATTCTCTCGGTTGGGGGGATGGTCCCCAGATAGAATACGCCAGAGCAAAAGAAGGGAATCTTCCATTTGTAACTCATATCTCCGAAGGATTTGACGAAGAATCCAAAAACGCCCTGAAAGAATTAAACTCTTTGGGTTGTTTGGGAGAAAACACAGTACTCGTTCATGGGATCGCTTTCGATTCGGAAGATATCAAAACAGTTTCGAAAACAAAGGCAAACTTAGTTTGGTGCCCGGAATCCAATCTGTTTATGTTCGGCAAAACTGCTCCAATCAACGAAATTCTTGAAGCAGGGATCAACGTAAGTTTAGGCACGGATTCTCCAATGTCCGGGTCTATAAATATTTTCCAAGAGATCAAATCTGCCAGGGAATTTTTTGCCAAAGAATATGGAAAAGAATTGGATCCTAAAATTGTTTTTAAGATGGTCACTGAAAATCCTGCAAAGGCTCTTCGGGTAGAGAACGATCTGGGCAAATTGGAAATCGGAAAAAAGGCGGATCTTTTAGTTCTTTCTTCCGAAAAAGAAGACGCGTACCAGACACTTTGTACTGCGGATCTTAAGTCCGTACGTTTGGTTGTGAAGGACGGGAAACCTTCCTATGGCGACCTTTCTTTGAAAGATTTTTTTGACGAAACTGGTGTGACAGGGCGCGAAATTAAGATCGCCGGAACCGATAAATACCTTGCAGGAGACCCCCTAGGGTTGCTAGAATCGGTCACCCGGGCCCTTGGTTACAAAAAGGATTTGGCATTTTTTCCTGTCGGGTGA
- a CDS encoding TlpA family protein disulfide reductase — translation MNKNVKAGFQYGGALALLLSATFFLAWFRALDTEPVVSLDGKEFRTPIGEKANIKGKTTVVYFWATWCGVCNTNLPLVKWYASTLKDQNHFAFISVEEGENSSALKDYLEKQAVDFPVIVGNPMLLRDWGIRGYPSFYILDGEGKVRFAESGIMSPLGMFLRLIWARIFWS, via the coding sequence ATGAACAAAAATGTAAAAGCAGGATTTCAGTACGGAGGAGCACTCGCACTTCTACTTTCTGCGACTTTTTTTCTAGCCTGGTTTAGAGCCTTGGATACAGAACCTGTAGTAAGTCTTGATGGAAAAGAATTCAGGACTCCTATAGGTGAAAAAGCGAATATAAAAGGTAAGACCACAGTAGTATATTTTTGGGCAACCTGGTGCGGGGTCTGTAATACGAATCTCCCTCTAGTCAAGTGGTATGCCTCCACACTCAAAGACCAAAATCATTTTGCATTCATAAGCGTAGAAGAAGGAGAAAATTCCTCTGCTCTCAAAGACTATCTGGAAAAACAAGCTGTGGACTTTCCCGTTATTGTAGGAAATCCGATGTTACTCAGAGATTGGGGGATCAGAGGCTATCCTAGTTTTTATATTTTGGATGGAGAAGGAAAGGTAAGATTCGCAGAATCCGGAATTATGAGCCCTTTGGGCATGTTCCTAAGGCTAATCTGGGCAAGAATTTTCTGGTCCTGA
- a CDS encoding LIC_10271 family cell wall hydrolase has product MREFHFIRLICFGMILISFPSQINSVGTQLRIHTVQPKETAFSISQKYKLDWRLLLEWNGKNENEGLKAGEKLKIPQNLSYSSKIEKNLPEEVPSSVSPKFHSPLKVLPPVSLPYSNLSYYPNKGVLFKASRHKDVHPIRSGKVVVLDQMDGYRKYIILEHKGGYSSVYANLRSASVKEGETVKAGDSLGELEEGKGLYFQINQGTKAVDPIPLLKY; this is encoded by the coding sequence ATGCGGGAGTTCCATTTCATTCGTCTGATATGTTTCGGAATGATTCTCATTTCTTTTCCTTCTCAAATTAATTCCGTAGGAACTCAATTAAGGATCCATACAGTCCAACCGAAAGAGACTGCATTTTCTATCTCCCAAAAATACAAATTGGATTGGAGATTACTTTTAGAATGGAACGGTAAAAATGAAAACGAAGGTTTGAAAGCGGGAGAAAAACTGAAAATCCCTCAAAACCTATCCTATTCTTCTAAGATCGAAAAAAATCTGCCCGAAGAAGTACCTTCTTCCGTAAGTCCTAAGTTCCATTCTCCATTAAAAGTACTTCCTCCCGTTTCACTTCCGTATTCTAATCTATCTTATTATCCGAATAAAGGAGTTCTGTTCAAGGCAAGCAGACATAAGGATGTACATCCGATCCGATCCGGTAAAGTAGTTGTACTGGACCAAATGGACGGTTACCGGAAATATATTATTTTAGAGCATAAAGGCGGATATTCCAGCGTATATGCAAATCTCAGATCCGCTTCAGTCAAAGAAGGCGAAACGGTAAAAGCGGGAGATTCCTTAGGTGAATTGGAAGAAGGTAAAGGACTGTATTTCCAGATCAACCAAGGTACCAAAGCAGTGGATCCGATCCCACTTTTGAAATACTGA
- a CDS encoding DsbA family oxidoreductase, protein METSISIYSDVVCPWCYIGKKRLEKAIESWESHHPEDKIVVEWKPFQLNPDLPEQGEDREAHMVRKFGSLDRVKMMTQRVSDIAKEDGLEFANILQGHQPNTFLLHALIRKARNYGKEGELAEVFFQKFFSEGKNLSDDSIIQESLTQVGVPTSELEEVRKDPSLLTQIETEENEGKMLGVTGVPFYIFNEKYAVSGAQPVDLFLQVFDKLQSEASA, encoded by the coding sequence TTGGAAACTAGTATCTCAATTTATTCGGACGTAGTTTGTCCTTGGTGTTATATAGGTAAAAAAAGATTAGAGAAGGCGATTGAATCTTGGGAATCTCATCATCCTGAAGATAAGATCGTCGTAGAATGGAAACCATTCCAATTAAATCCTGATCTTCCTGAGCAAGGAGAAGATAGAGAAGCACATATGGTCAGAAAATTCGGTTCTTTAGACCGAGTAAAAATGATGACCCAGAGAGTTTCCGATATAGCAAAAGAGGATGGATTAGAGTTTGCTAATATTCTGCAAGGCCACCAACCTAATACTTTTCTTCTTCATGCACTAATTCGTAAGGCAAGAAATTACGGAAAAGAAGGAGAACTTGCGGAAGTATTCTTCCAAAAGTTTTTCTCAGAAGGAAAAAATCTTTCCGATGACTCCATAATCCAAGAAAGCCTAACTCAAGTAGGAGTTCCAACATCGGAATTGGAAGAAGTCCGCAAAGACCCTTCTCTTCTTACTCAGATCGAAACGGAAGAAAATGAAGGCAAAATGTTGGGAGTAACCGGAGTGCCCTTTTATATTTTTAATGAAAAGTATGCGGTTTCAGGCGCACAACCGGTAGATCTGTTTTTGCAGGTGTTCGATAAATTGCAATCAGAGGCGAGCGCCTAA
- the fusA gene encoding elongation factor G has protein sequence MSTAVADFKPTEKLLKTRNIGISAHIDSGKTTLTERILFYTNRIHAIHEVRGKDGVGAKMDSMELERERGITIQSAATYCQWKDHTINIIDTPGHVDFTVEVERSLRVLDSAILVLCGVSGVQSQSITVDRQMRRYNVPRVAFINKLDRTGANPFRVIDQLREKLKHNAVPVQIPIGLEGDLAGLVDLVTMKAIYFEGKDGMQIVEKEIPAELQELAQKKREELLDAASMFSDELTEAMLEGEPTVEQIKTAIRNGAISLKLTPVFMGSAFKNKGVQKLLDGVLDYLASPVDVVNSALDVKNESEKVVLPSDKDKPLVCLAFKLEDGRYGQLTYVRVYQGKIQKGMTIYNMSNNKKHNVGRLCRMHSDEMEDIDYAEAGDIIALFGIDCASGDTFTDGKMNVSMESMFVPAPVISLTIEAKESKHLNNLAKALNRFTKEDPTFQTHVDQESGQTIIKGMGELHLEVYIERMKREYGVELITGAPQVAYRETITSRADFDYTHKKQTGGQGQFGRVAGFIEPIPLEEDKNYEFVNSVVGGAIPREFISSVDKGFKSCLDRGSMIGFPIIGVKLTINDGSYHDVDSSDMAFQIAGRYAFRQGFSKANPQILEPIMRVEVDGPAEFQGPILASLNQRRGMILNTTEQDGYCKVEAEVPLSDMFGYSTVIRSSTQGKAEFSMEFSRYAPVPRNVAEELMKKYKPNSKDED, from the coding sequence ATGAGCACTGCAGTTGCGGACTTCAAACCCACCGAAAAACTCCTAAAAACTAGGAACATCGGTATTTCCGCCCATATCGATTCAGGGAAAACCACTCTGACCGAGAGGATTCTATTCTATACTAACCGTATCCATGCGATCCACGAAGTTCGTGGTAAAGATGGAGTCGGTGCGAAAATGGACAGTATGGAATTGGAGCGCGAGAGAGGGATTACCATCCAATCCGCAGCTACCTACTGCCAGTGGAAAGACCATACTATTAACATTATCGATACTCCGGGCCACGTGGACTTTACCGTTGAGGTAGAGCGTTCCTTACGGGTTCTGGATTCCGCTATCCTAGTTCTTTGCGGAGTTTCTGGAGTTCAATCTCAGTCCATCACTGTTGACAGACAGATGCGCCGTTATAACGTTCCTCGTGTAGCTTTTATTAATAAGCTCGACCGTACAGGAGCAAACCCTTTCCGCGTGATCGATCAATTACGTGAGAAATTAAAACATAATGCTGTTCCAGTTCAAATTCCAATCGGTCTCGAAGGAGATTTAGCAGGACTCGTGGATCTTGTTACGATGAAAGCCATCTATTTCGAAGGAAAAGATGGAATGCAAATCGTTGAAAAAGAGATCCCTGCAGAATTACAGGAATTAGCTCAAAAGAAGAGAGAAGAACTCTTAGATGCAGCTTCTATGTTCTCGGACGAATTGACTGAAGCTATGCTGGAAGGAGAACCTACAGTAGAGCAAATCAAAACTGCGATCCGTAATGGAGCGATCTCTTTGAAACTTACCCCAGTTTTCATGGGTTCTGCTTTCAAGAACAAAGGAGTTCAAAAACTTCTGGATGGAGTTTTGGATTACCTGGCTTCTCCTGTGGATGTTGTTAACTCCGCTTTGGACGTTAAAAACGAATCCGAAAAAGTAGTATTACCTTCTGATAAAGACAAACCACTCGTTTGCCTCGCGTTCAAACTTGAGGACGGACGTTATGGTCAGTTGACCTATGTTCGTGTCTACCAAGGAAAGATCCAAAAAGGTATGACCATCTACAACATGTCGAACAACAAGAAACATAACGTTGGTCGTCTATGTCGTATGCACTCAGACGAGATGGAAGATATCGACTACGCAGAAGCTGGTGATATTATCGCATTATTTGGTATCGATTGTGCTTCCGGGGATACTTTTACTGACGGAAAAATGAACGTTTCCATGGAATCCATGTTCGTTCCTGCTCCGGTAATCTCCCTTACAATCGAAGCTAAAGAATCAAAACACTTGAACAACCTTGCAAAAGCTCTTAACCGCTTTACCAAGGAAGATCCTACGTTCCAAACTCACGTAGACCAAGAGTCCGGACAAACCATCATCAAAGGGATGGGAGAACTTCACCTCGAAGTTTATATAGAAAGGATGAAAAGGGAATACGGAGTGGAGCTGATCACAGGTGCTCCTCAGGTTGCGTATCGTGAAACCATCACAAGCCGTGCAGACTTCGACTATACCCACAAAAAACAAACGGGTGGTCAAGGTCAGTTCGGTCGTGTTGCCGGATTCATCGAGCCGATCCCATTGGAAGAAGATAAGAATTACGAATTCGTAAACAGTGTAGTGGGAGGAGCAATCCCTCGCGAATTTATCTCTTCTGTAGATAAAGGATTCAAGAGCTGTTTGGATCGTGGAAGTATGATCGGATTCCCTATCATCGGGGTAAAACTGACCATCAACGACGGTTCTTACCACGATGTGGACTCTTCCGATATGGCATTCCAGATCGCAGGACGCTATGCATTCCGCCAAGGTTTCAGCAAAGCAAATCCTCAGATCCTTGAGCCTATCATGAGAGTAGAAGTTGACGGTCCTGCGGAATTCCAAGGTCCAATCCTTGCTTCCCTGAACCAAAGACGAGGAATGATCCTAAACACCACCGAGCAAGACGGATATTGCAAAGTGGAAGCGGAAGTCCCTCTTTCTGACATGTTCGGATATTCTACCGTAATCCGTTCTTCTACCCAAGGAAAGGCGGAGTTCTCTATGGAATTCTCTCGTTACGCTCCTGTTCCAAGAAACGTAGCAGAAGAATTGATGAAAAAGTACAAACCAAACTCCAAAGACGAAGATTGA